A stretch of DNA from Streptococcus sp. NPS 308:
ATACTCTACACTTCTATCTGCTTTTTGCATTTTAACAGACAGTTTACTAGCAAAATCAATAGACGATTCAGCAAGAACTAGTTCCTTAGTTCCCATTTGCCTTCTTACTTGATTTATCATATCAAAGGCAAAATAGTTCAATTCAATCAATACTTCTTTTGGAAGATTATCAAGATCATAAACTTCAGCTTTATCTGAACCAACAGTTACAAAGTCATTTTTCTGTAAAGCTAACTTCGCACTTTCACTTTTCAGAATTTCTTCTGCCTGATCTCGTTCTTGTTCACTCTTACTATCATCAAAATTATCCTTTAATGCTTTAACATAAGCAGGACTTACCTTAATAGTATTCTTTTCACTATATGGAACTTTCAAGGCTTCAACTTGTTTCTTCAAGGTATCAACCTTATTCTCAGACTCAACAAGTGAATACCAACGACCATCACCTAGATAGCCAGTAACACCATTCTTCTTAGCAAGTTCACTTCTTTGATTATCTAATTCTTTAATCTTAGATTGTCTTGCAGAATCAGCATGAACAACACTACTAAATGCCAACAATATAGCAGTTGATAAAAAAGCTATTGACTTTTTATATTTCATTCAAATATCCCCTTTTTTTAAAATGTTATATACATTATATCATATCCCATTAAAAATAAATTTTATTATTTTAAAATTCAATAATCACTCCATCTTCTCTGAAACGATTATAGGTTCTTTCAATCTTAGACATAATTTTACTGTAATAACTTCGTGTAAGTTGACCTACAGCATACAACCGATAATACAAATCATCACAACATTTTTTTGAAGATACATAAACATCAGCACCATTTTTTACATGAGCATAGATTTTCAAATTCCAGCAGAATCGACTATAGATTCGGTTATACTCTTTTATGATCCATTCTTCGGAATATGTCCTCAAACCCTCCTTATAACCATACTCTTCGATTTTAACACACCTCTTTCCTACTACTAAATCTTCTCTGCTAGGTCAAGTAAGAATCGTTTCACTTCACCTTATGAACATACTTAGTCTTATCATCTTCAGCAAAGCGAATAGTTTCTTCATAACTCTTTCCCTTAGTCAACATTGTTACCAAACCATGAGAAAATTGATGGTGACAACCTAGATTGTCTAAATCCTTTGTAGACAATATTTCTTCACGCTTCACAGTGAATTTTTCATCTACATTGATAAAATCATCTATCATACAATTATAATATTTTGCTAGCTTGTAAAGTTTATCAATGCTAGGCTCACGATCACCACTTTCATAGCGTTTATACGCTTTCTTTTGGATTCCTAAATAATTTGCTAAATCATCCTCTGACTTATTATTTCTTTCTCTATATAGAATCAATGCTTTTGATACGTTTATCATTTTTGTTACCTCATTTTCTATCTTCAACACCTCTACTCATATTGTTAATTTACATAAAGGAATATAGTAGATTCCCTTGTGAAAACTAACAATACTTTCAATTCTTATCAGGACAAAACCTGTTTTATAAAAATCTAGTTATTGTTAATTTTTCGCAAAATAAAAAGGCTTATTTCAAAGTCTTTTTACGTTTTTTCAATAGAATATAGCAAAATAAAATGTACGCTCTTATCTTCGCATACTTTCAGCTTCTCAGCCTACTACCTTCGCCAAGGTCACAAATTTAAAGATAACCCAATATCCCCTCTTTCTTACCCAAAGGCATTAGCAAGATTTTACTCTCACACCGACCATACAACACATAGACCTCACTATCTCACTCTAGCTACCTTCTAAGAAGTATCATTGACTGTACCACAGCCGTCAGTTCCCTTTTCTTATCTACTAAGTCGAAAGGACGAAACACCCACATTTTACATATTCGTATATAAAATGTGGGTGTTTCTCATAACTAATTTACATTAAACAGGGATAAATGAATCAAAAATTAATCGTTTAACTAAAATAGCGAATTTAAATAACTTATACCTATAAAGACTTACTTCTATGATCTACTTTACTTCATAATCATAAAAATCAAAACAAATATTTGGTCAAATTTGAGTCATACTTTGGTCAAAAATTCCAAAAATACTAACCTATTTTAAAAAGCTAACTTATGATGATTGCCCTTAAACTAACATTTTGAATATTCTTTGTTTTTCTTTATATTTCCCAAAATGCCCCCTGCAGGAATCGAAC
This window harbors:
- a CDS encoding helix-turn-helix transcriptional regulator, which codes for MINVSKALILYRERNNKSEDDLANYLGIQKKAYKRYESGDREPSIDKLYKLAKYYNCMIDDFINVDEKFTVKREEILSTKDLDNLGCHHQFSHGLVTMLTKGKSYEETIRFAEDDKTKYVHKVK